Proteins found in one Lycium ferocissimum isolate CSIRO_LF1 chromosome 6, AGI_CSIRO_Lferr_CH_V1, whole genome shotgun sequence genomic segment:
- the LOC132059639 gene encoding rhomboid-like protein 19 yields the protein MSMYTGFTRLCKGLAVVLLGGHIVVHILPSSLSYLALIPAKTIPFAWNLITAGYTEQTVYGAIISSIGLLFLGKLLEPIWGSREFLKFIFIVNFLTSLFVFITAISLYYITRLEIYLYMPISGFQGVLSGFLVGIKQILPDQELSILKLKAKWLPSLALLFSIAVSFFTADSVSYLPTIVFGTYFGWIYLRYWQKKPETKLKGDPSDEFAFSSFFPEFFRPVIDPIATIFERMLCGRRSEISNEERGYTLGGSTLPGSDPIEASRRRERGARALEERLAAERLAAGKKAEDSERDANDKV from the exons atgagtatgtatacgGGGTTCACTCGGCTATGCAAGGGCCTTGCAGTAGTGCTTCTTGGAGGTCACATTGTTGTTCACATTCTTCCTTCTTCTCTTTCCTATCTTGCTCTCATCCCTGCCAA GACTATTCCATTTGCATGGAATCTTATAACAGCTGGTTACACCGAACAAACAGTGTATGGG GCAATCATCAGCTCCATCGGACTTCTTTTCCTGGGGAAGCTGCTTGAGCCCATCTGGGGTTCCAGGGAATTCTTGAAGTTCATCTTTATTGTCAACTTTTTGACATCTCTCTTTGTTTTCATCACAGCCATATCATTGTACTACATAACAAGACTGGAAATCTACCT CTATATGCCTATTTCCGGCTTCCAAGGAGTTCTTTCTGGTTTCTTAGTTGGCATCAAGCAAATCTTGCCCGACCAAGAGTTATCTATTTTGAAACTGAAAGCGAAG TGGTTGCCTTCCCTTGCATTGTTGTTCTCAATTGCTGTAAGCTTTTTCACGGCAGATTCAGTATCATACCTTCCAACAATAGTATTTGGGACATATTTTGGCTGGATCTACCTAAGATACTGGCAGAAGAAACCAGAGACAAAACTAAAGGGTGATCCAAGTGATGAATTtgccttctcttctttcttccctGAATTTTTCAG ACCAGTAATTGATCCAATTGCAACAATATTTGAACGGATGCTTTGTGGTAGAAGATCTGAGATTTCTAACGAGGAAAGGGGCTATACTCTAGGTGGTTCCACATTGCCTGGTTCTGATCCCATTGAAGCATCGAGGAGGAG GGAAAGAGGTGCGAGAGCACTTGAAGAAAGATTGGCAGCGGAGCGTTTGGCTGCTGGAAAGAAGGCTGAAGATTCAGAAAGAGATGCCAATGATAAAGTGTAG